Proteins from a genomic interval of Sulfurimonas sp. HSL3-2:
- a CDS encoding TolC family protein, whose amino-acid sequence MKRALLSLIVPFALNAQTMSGLFDALKSHSQTKSDEILVKMTQIHEDQAYSKLYPQVNLFAKYDNYSLPTGMIPLAPNHMLALVTTKKPQPFSYNIYAAGVSATMPIFVKSIFTTADKAKAMQQSAKAKKRINLIKNEAVLVGANANLIYLNVLGTALEGKKRSLLETKKTVEIKVENGRAAASALYMINDRLNQIDIANNNIDIQKKTVISTIETLTGITLDDAVMMQQTGEITKNALESLKPMREKIKADRLDLRAQKEKLYPSLYAHGSYVKSYGESYNSYDSVDEEYGDVGVVLNIPIFAMSQYDNISLAQIEVNAGEIELQKLSDELASKAKMLEESLPLLENSKKLYTKSIEEKKKLLEIAKLNYTNARLSTEEYLRYEDDVVQEEANLYKTQATSWQTLMQLAVIYANNIEEIVK is encoded by the coding sequence ATGAAAAGAGCACTCTTATCATTGATAGTCCCGTTCGCTCTGAATGCACAGACGATGAGTGGACTTTTCGATGCACTCAAATCGCATTCACAGACCAAGTCTGATGAGATACTTGTAAAAATGACTCAGATACACGAAGATCAGGCGTATTCAAAGCTCTATCCCCAAGTCAATCTGTTTGCAAAATATGACAACTATTCGCTTCCTACGGGGATGATACCTTTAGCCCCTAATCATATGCTCGCTTTGGTAACGACAAAAAAGCCGCAGCCGTTTAGTTATAACATCTACGCAGCAGGTGTGTCTGCAACGATGCCTATCTTTGTAAAGTCTATATTTACTACGGCGGACAAAGCAAAAGCGATGCAGCAGAGTGCAAAGGCAAAGAAAAGGATCAACCTTATAAAAAATGAAGCCGTCTTAGTGGGTGCAAATGCAAATCTGATATATCTAAATGTTCTTGGCACAGCGCTTGAAGGGAAAAAAAGATCACTACTGGAAACAAAAAAGACAGTAGAGATAAAAGTCGAAAATGGCCGTGCTGCAGCATCAGCTCTTTATATGATAAACGACAGATTAAACCAGATAGATATCGCAAATAACAATATAGATATCCAAAAGAAAACCGTTATAAGTACCATAGAAACTTTGACGGGAATCACACTTGATGATGCCGTGATGATGCAGCAAACAGGAGAGATCACAAAAAACGCTCTGGAATCTTTAAAGCCGATGCGTGAAAAGATAAAAGCAGACAGATTGGATCTCAGAGCGCAAAAAGAGAAGTTGTACCCTTCACTGTATGCACATGGAAGTTATGTCAAAAGCTACGGCGAGTCTTATAACAGTTATGACTCTGTCGATGAAGAGTACGGTGATGTCGGAGTGGTACTTAATATCCCGATATTTGCGATGAGTCAGTATGATAATATCTCTTTAGCGCAGATTGAAGTAAATGCGGGTGAGATAGAGCTGCAAAAACTAAGCGATGAGCTTGCATCAAAAGCAAAGATGTTAGAGGAGTCTCTGCCTCTCTTAGAAAATTCGAAAAAATTGTATACAAAGAGCATAGAGGAGAAGAAAAAACTTCTTGAGATCGCAAAACTAAACTACACGAATGCAAGACTCTCGACCGAAGAGTATCTCAGATATGAGGATGATGTAGTCCAAGAGGAAGCAAACCTATACAAAACCCAGGCGACGTCGTGGCAGACGCTAATGCAGTTAGCCGTTATATATGCAAACAATATTGAGGAGATAGTAAAATGA
- the rplS gene encoding 50S ribosomal protein L19, translating into MRNKYIENFEKAQTAEKNIPDFRAGDTVRLAVTIKEGDKTRVQNYEGVCIAIRGEGTGRTITVRKIGANGVGIERIFPIYTDSINEITVIRRGRVRRAKLFYLRDLAGKKARIKELRRK; encoded by the coding sequence ATGAGAAATAAGTATATTGAAAATTTCGAAAAAGCACAAACAGCTGAGAAAAACATTCCAGATTTTCGTGCTGGTGATACTGTTCGTTTAGCGGTAACTATTAAAGAGGGTGATAAAACTCGTGTTCAAAATTACGAAGGTGTTTGTATAGCAATTCGTGGTGAGGGAACTGGTAGAACTATCACTGTTCGTAAAATTGGCGCTAACGGTGTTGGAATAGAGAGAATCTTCCCAATCTATACTGATAGCATCAACGAGATAACTGTTATCCGTCGCGGTCGTGTACGTCGTGCGAAACTGTTCTATCTTCGTGATCTTGCAGGTAAAAAAGCTCGTATTAAAGAACTTAGAAGAAAATAA
- a CDS encoding TetR/AcrR family transcriptional regulator has product MSKQKRDAEATKAKIIENSMMLFSKNGFDATTVDEIANVSDVNKALIYYYFKNKAGLYEIVMNEVLSAIYTKVIEANKICKSPIDELEAFIKTYAEFANKQPYFPALLLRELSDNGAHIPEMMFSSMRKLFKLLSEILKKGEEEGVFKNVIPMVIHFMIIGTVNLLVTTAPLRKKAAQMTDEINTCSDCPMDEISDYIFEKIKLMLEVK; this is encoded by the coding sequence ATGTCAAAACAAAAACGTGATGCAGAAGCTACAAAGGCAAAGATCATCGAAAATTCTATGATGCTCTTTTCAAAAAACGGCTTCGATGCTACGACGGTAGATGAGATAGCTAATGTAAGCGATGTCAACAAAGCACTTATCTACTACTACTTTAAGAACAAAGCAGGGCTTTATGAGATCGTGATGAACGAGGTACTCTCAGCGATCTATACAAAGGTCATTGAAGCAAATAAAATATGTAAGAGCCCTATCGATGAGCTTGAGGCTTTTATCAAGACCTATGCCGAGTTTGCAAATAAGCAGCCTTATTTTCCCGCACTGCTTTTAAGAGAGCTGAGTGATAACGGAGCACATATCCCTGAGATGATGTTTTCAAGTATGAGAAAGCTCTTTAAGCTTTTAAGCGAGATACTTAAAAAAGGCGAGGAAGAGGGTGTATTTAAAAACGTGATCCCTATGGTCATCCACTTTATGATTATAGGAACGGTAAACCTTTTGGTGACGACTGCTCCACTTCGAAAAAAAGCGGCTCAGATGACAGATGAGATTAATACATGCAGTGATTGTCCTATGGATGAGATATCTGATTATATATTTGAAAAGATAAAACTTATGCTGGAGGTTAAGTAA